In Cryptomeria japonica chromosome 10, Sugi_1.0, whole genome shotgun sequence, a genomic segment contains:
- the LOC131029319 gene encoding mitochondrial import inner membrane translocase subunit TIM8 — translation MASSADAARMQSFLEEEKRKAMINQMVAKLTNVCWDKCITSTPGNKFSSSETTCLTNCAQRFLDMSVMIYGRFQNM, via the exons ATGGCTTCTTCCGCCGATGCTGCCAGGATGCAAAGTTTTCTCGAA gaagagaagagaaaggctatGATAAATCAGATGGTAGCAAAGCTAACAAATGTTTGCTGGGATAAATGTATCACCAGTACTCCTGGAAACAAGTTTAGCTCCAGTGAGACCACCTGTCTCACAAACTGTGCACAGCGTTTTCTGGATATGAGTGTAATGATTTATGGACGCTTCCAGAATATGTAA